In Strix uralensis isolate ZFMK-TIS-50842 chromosome 26, bStrUra1, whole genome shotgun sequence, a genomic segment contains:
- the CENATAC gene encoding centrosomal AT-AC splicing factor: MSAQYCGLCRRTAFSGRRHRYSAAHRRRLREALDRLQEEVAAARAAAAAAEEEGGSGAAVRPYDPAEHDRRVWCLCCGRGVRRDGRRGGMALPRAALLQHLAGPQHRRETARFWREQRAEAALRERFLVPAEEYERFARALERALDAHRRREEERIRQMAAGIREAERRQRETVWAALQLQTEPEPGPGPSGQSLPVGRQRDSPHDAEQPGPSGMQAGPDVNWMESGQALTFIGHQETEGKGNVHTGAKPPWLTKEEEEEGSKPQIGPSYEEFLKQKEKQKLKKLPAERVGANFDHTSQTGDSWLPSFGRVWNHGRRWQSRHQFRTESGENKKKR, from the exons atgtcGGCGCAGTACTGCGGGCTGTGCCGCCGCACCGCCTTCTCGGGCCGCCGGCACCGCTACAGCGCGGCGCaccggcggcggctgcgggaggcgctggaccggctgcaggaggaggtggcggcggcgcgggcggcggcggcggccgccgaggaggagggcgggagcggcgcggccgTGCGGCCCTACGACCCGGCCGAGCACGACCGGCGCGTCTGGTGCCTGTGCTGCGGCCGCGGCGTGCGGCGGGACGGGCGGCGCGGCGGGATGGCGCTGCCGCGGGCCGCGCTCCTGCAGCACCTGGCCGG GCCGCAGCACCGGCGGGAGACGGCGCGGTTCTGGCGGGAGCAGCGGGCGGAGGCGGCGCTGCGGGAGCGGTTCCTGGTGCCGGCCGAGGAGTACGAGCGCTTCGCGCGGGCGCTGGAGCGGGCGCTGGACGCGCaccggcggcgggaggaggagcgCATCCGGCAG ATGGCGGCCGGCATCCGCGAAGCCGAGCGCAGGCAGCGGGAGACGGTGTGGGCCGCGCTGCAG CTTCAAACAGAGCCAGAGCCGGGCCCAGGACCGTCCGGCCAGAGCTTGCCCGTGGGACGCCAAAG GGACTCCCCTCACGATGCAGAGCAGCCTGGCCCCAGCGGGATGCAGGCAGGGCCTGACGTAAACTGGATGGAATCAGGCCAGGCTTTGACCTTCATTGGCCACCAG gaaacagaagggaaaggaaacGTTCACACAG GAGCAAAACCTCCGTGGctaacaaaggaagaggaagaggaaggaagtaAACCACAAATTGGACCTTCCTATGAGGAATTTCTCAAACAAA aggagaagcagaagctgAAGAAGCTCCCGGCAGAGCGTGTGGGTGCCAACTTTGATCATACCTCTCAGACCGGCGACAGCTGGCTGCCTTCCTTCGGGCGGGTCTGGAATCACGGCAGGAGGTGGCAGTCCAG GCATCAGTTTAGAACTGAATCgggggaaaacaagaaaaaaaggtga
- the RPS25 gene encoding small ribosomal subunit protein eS25, translating into MAPPAGTRKRRPPGPGSRPGPRGFRTPRGWRFLSRPTSWGSSSRRRTMPPKDDKKKKDAGKSAKKDKDPVNKSGGKAKKKKWSKGKVRDKLNNLVLFDKATYDKLCKEVPNYKLITPAVVSERLKIRGSLARAALQELLSKGLIKLVSKHRAQVIYTRNTKGGDAPAAGEDA; encoded by the exons ATGGCGCCGCCCGCCGGGACCCGGAAGCGCCGCCCGCCGGGACCCGGAAGCCGTCCGGGGCCACGGGGCTTCCGCACGCCTCGCGGCTGGCGCTTCCTTTCTCGGCCGACATCTTGGGggagcagcagccgccgccgcacCATG CCGCCCAAAGACGACAAGAAGAAGAAGGACGCGGGCAAGTCCGCCAAAAAGGACAAGGACCCGGTCAATAAGTCTGGTGGCAAAGCCAAGAAGAAG AAGTGGTCCAAGGGGAAAGTGAGAGACAAGTTGAACAACCTTGTCCTGTTTGACAAAGCCACTTACGACAAACTGTGCAAAGAAGTGCCCAACTACAAGCTCATCACACCTGCAGTTGTCTCGGAGAGACTGAAGATTCGAGGCTCCCTGGCTAGAGCTGCCCTCCAGGAGCTGCTCAGCAAAG gTTTGATCAAACTGGTGTCCAAGCACCGAGCACAGGTGATCTACACCAGAAACACGAAAGGCGGAGATGCGCCCGCCGCAGGGGAGGACGCGTAG
- the TRAPPC4 gene encoding trafficking protein particle complex subunit 4 isoform X1: MAIFSVYVVNKAGGLIYQLDHYAPRADTEKTFSFPLDLVLRPHDERVVVAFGQRDGIRVGHAVLAINGAEVNGRFTADGKDVLEFLGNPANYPVSIRFGRHRLSSNEKLMLASMFHSLFAIGSQLSPEVGSSGIEMLETDTFKLHCFQTLTGIKFVVLADPRQAGIDSLLRKIYEIYSDFALKNPFYSLEMPIRCELFDQNLKLALEVAEKAGPFGPGS, encoded by the exons ATGGCGATCTTCAGCGTCTACGTGGTGAACAAGGCGGGCGGCCTCATCTACCAGCTGGACCACTACGCGCCCCGCGCCGACACCGAGAAGACGTTCAGCTTCCCGCTCGACCTCGTCCTGCGCCCGCACGACGAGCGCGTCGTCGTCGCCTTCGGGCAGCGCGACGGCATCCgcg TGGGCCACGCCGTGCTGGCCATCAACGGCGCCGAGGTCAACGGGCGCTTCACGGCGGACGGGAAGGACGTGCTGGAGTTCCTGGGCAACCCCGCCAACTACCCAGTGTCCATCCGCTTCGGCCGCCACCGCCTCTCCTCCAACGAGAAGCTGATGCTGGCCTCCATGTTCCACTC GCTGTTCGCCATCGGGTCGCAGCTGTCCCCCGAGGTCGGGAGCTCCGGGATCGAGATGCTGGAGACCGACACCTTCAAGCTGCACTGCTTTCAGACCCTGACAG GGATCAAATTCGTGGTTCTGGCTGACCCGAGGCAGGCAGGGATAGACTCCCTCCTCCGCAAGATCTACGAGATTTACTCGGACTTTGCTCTGAAGAATCCTTTCTACTCCCTGGAGATGCCGATCAG ATGCGAGTTGTTTGATCAGAACTTGAAACTTGCTCTGGAGGTGGCAGAGAAAGCCGGACCCTTCGGACCTGGATCGTAG
- the TRAPPC4 gene encoding trafficking protein particle complex subunit 4 isoform X2, with amino-acid sequence MAIFSVYVVNKAGGLIYQLDHYAPRADTEKTFSFPLDLVLRPHDERVVVAFGQRDGIRVGHAVLAINGAEVNGRFTADGKDVLEFLGNPANYPVSIRFGRHRLSSNEKLMLASMLFAIGSQLSPEVGSSGIEMLETDTFKLHCFQTLTGIKFVVLADPRQAGIDSLLRKIYEIYSDFALKNPFYSLEMPIRCELFDQNLKLALEVAEKAGPFGPGS; translated from the exons ATGGCGATCTTCAGCGTCTACGTGGTGAACAAGGCGGGCGGCCTCATCTACCAGCTGGACCACTACGCGCCCCGCGCCGACACCGAGAAGACGTTCAGCTTCCCGCTCGACCTCGTCCTGCGCCCGCACGACGAGCGCGTCGTCGTCGCCTTCGGGCAGCGCGACGGCATCCgcg TGGGCCACGCCGTGCTGGCCATCAACGGCGCCGAGGTCAACGGGCGCTTCACGGCGGACGGGAAGGACGTGCTGGAGTTCCTGGGCAACCCCGCCAACTACCCAGTGTCCATCCGCTTCGGCCGCCACCGCCTCTCCTCCAACGAGAAGCTGATGCTGGCCTCCAT GCTGTTCGCCATCGGGTCGCAGCTGTCCCCCGAGGTCGGGAGCTCCGGGATCGAGATGCTGGAGACCGACACCTTCAAGCTGCACTGCTTTCAGACCCTGACAG GGATCAAATTCGTGGTTCTGGCTGACCCGAGGCAGGCAGGGATAGACTCCCTCCTCCGCAAGATCTACGAGATTTACTCGGACTTTGCTCTGAAGAATCCTTTCTACTCCCTGGAGATGCCGATCAG ATGCGAGTTGTTTGATCAGAACTTGAAACTTGCTCTGGAGGTGGCAGAGAAAGCCGGACCCTTCGGACCTGGATCGTAG
- the SLC37A4 gene encoding glucose-6-phosphate exchanger SLC37A4 isoform X4, with protein sequence MATGGYGRYRAVIFAAMFVGYTLYYFNRKTFSFVMPAVMAEVPLGKDELGLITSSQSAAYAVSKFVSGVLSDRLSARWLFSAGLLMVGLVNVAFSWSSTVAAFAGLWFLNGLAQGLGWPPCGKILRKWFEPSQFGTWWAILSTSMNLAGGLGPIVAALVSLNYDWRMTLSFSGFICVVVSVACLVLIKNEPSDVGLPNIEQGAKKGKKGSSSDNSTLRELLLSPYLWVLSTGYLVVFGVKTCCTDWGQLFLIQERGQSMLVGSSYMSALEIGGLVGSIAAGYLSDRAVARVGLSSYGNPRHALLLSMMAGMSVSMFLFRVTVTGDSPKSGVFWPDCPSVPSPSTTAGPQPSGSLRSPAPVARWLSSSCGTSAPRWAGFPGRLTEDKLLGEEDAPVPT encoded by the exons ATGGCGACCGGCGGGTACGGGCGGTACCGGGCCGTGATCTTCGCGGCCATGTTCGTGGGTTACACGCTGTACTACTTCAACCGCAAGACCTTCTCGTTCGTCATGCCCGCCGTAATGGCCGAGGTGCCGCTGGGGAAGGACGAGCTGG GTCTCATCACCAGCAGCCAGTCCGCGGCCTACGCCGTCAGCAAGTTCGTCAGCGGCGTCCTCTCCGACCGGCTCAGCGCCCGCTGGCTGTTCTCCGCCGGCCTCCTGATGGTGGGCCTGGTCAACGTGGCCTTCTCCTGGAGCTCCACCGTCGCCGCCTTCGCCGGGCTCTGGTTCCTCAACGGCCTggcccaggggctgggctggccgCCCTGCGGGAAGATCCTGCGAAAG TGGTTTGAGCCCTCCCAGTTTGGGACTTGGTGGGCAATCCTGTCTACCAGCATGAACTTGGCAGGAGGCTTAGGCCCCATTGTCGCTGCTCTCGTGTCTCTGAACTATGACTGGCGCATGACTTTGTCCTTCTCTGGCTTCATCTGCGTGGTTGTCTCTGTTGCCTGCCTCGTCCTGATTAAAAATGAGCCGTCGGATGTTGGGCTACCCAACATTGAACAAGGAGccaagaaagggaagaaag GTTCCTCCAGCGACAACAGCACTTTGAGAGAGCTGCTGCTCTCGCCGTACCTCTGGGTGCTCTCCACAGGCTACCTGGTCGTTTTTGGAGTGAAAACATGCTGTACCGACTGGGGACAGCTCTTCCTGATCCAGGAGAGGGGACAGTCCATGCTTGTGG GTAGCTCCTACATGAGTGCCTTGGAGATCGGGGGTCTGGTGGGAAGCATTGCTGCTGGATACCTGTCTGACAGAGCTGTAGCCAGG GTCGGCCTGTCGAGTTACGGGAACCCTCGGCACGCGCTGCTGCTGTCCATGATGGCTGGGATGTCTGTGTCCATGTTTCTCTTCCGCGTCACAGTCACCGGCGATTCCCCCAAG TCGGGGGTTTTCTGGCCGGACTGCCCTTCAGTACCATCGCCAAGCACTACAGCTGGGCCACAGCCTTCTGGGTCGCTGAGATCACCTGCACCAGTAGCACGGTGGCTTTCTTCTTCCTGCGGAACATCCGCACCAAGATGGGCCGGGTTCCCAGGAAGGCTGACTGAGGACAAGCTGCTCGGTGAAGAGGACGCTCCTGTGCCGACATGA
- the SLC37A4 gene encoding glucose-6-phosphate exchanger SLC37A4 isoform X3: MATGGYGRYRAVIFAAMFVGYTLYYFNRKTFSFVMPAVMAEVPLGKDELGLITSSQSAAYAVSKFVSGVLSDRLSARWLFSAGLLMVGLVNVAFSWSSTVAAFAGLWFLNGLAQGLGWPPCGKILRKWFEPSQFGTWWAILSTSMNLAGGLGPIVAALVSLNYDWRMTLSFSGFICVVVSVACLVLIKNEPSDVGLPNIEQGAKKGKKGSSSDNSTLRELLLSPYLWVLSTGYLVVFGVKTCCTDWGQLFLIQERGQSMLVGSSYMSALEIGGLVGSIAAGYLSDRAVARVGLSSYGNPRHALLLSMMAGMSVSMFLFRVTVTGDSPKENHFWTVALQPLADLTGLTEHESGVFWPDCPSVPSPSTTAGPQPSGSLRSPAPVARWLSSSCGTSAPRWAGFPGRLTEDKLLGEEDAPVPT, from the exons ATGGCGACCGGCGGGTACGGGCGGTACCGGGCCGTGATCTTCGCGGCCATGTTCGTGGGTTACACGCTGTACTACTTCAACCGCAAGACCTTCTCGTTCGTCATGCCCGCCGTAATGGCCGAGGTGCCGCTGGGGAAGGACGAGCTGG GTCTCATCACCAGCAGCCAGTCCGCGGCCTACGCCGTCAGCAAGTTCGTCAGCGGCGTCCTCTCCGACCGGCTCAGCGCCCGCTGGCTGTTCTCCGCCGGCCTCCTGATGGTGGGCCTGGTCAACGTGGCCTTCTCCTGGAGCTCCACCGTCGCCGCCTTCGCCGGGCTCTGGTTCCTCAACGGCCTggcccaggggctgggctggccgCCCTGCGGGAAGATCCTGCGAAAG TGGTTTGAGCCCTCCCAGTTTGGGACTTGGTGGGCAATCCTGTCTACCAGCATGAACTTGGCAGGAGGCTTAGGCCCCATTGTCGCTGCTCTCGTGTCTCTGAACTATGACTGGCGCATGACTTTGTCCTTCTCTGGCTTCATCTGCGTGGTTGTCTCTGTTGCCTGCCTCGTCCTGATTAAAAATGAGCCGTCGGATGTTGGGCTACCCAACATTGAACAAGGAGccaagaaagggaagaaag GTTCCTCCAGCGACAACAGCACTTTGAGAGAGCTGCTGCTCTCGCCGTACCTCTGGGTGCTCTCCACAGGCTACCTGGTCGTTTTTGGAGTGAAAACATGCTGTACCGACTGGGGACAGCTCTTCCTGATCCAGGAGAGGGGACAGTCCATGCTTGTGG GTAGCTCCTACATGAGTGCCTTGGAGATCGGGGGTCTGGTGGGAAGCATTGCTGCTGGATACCTGTCTGACAGAGCTGTAGCCAGG GTCGGCCTGTCGAGTTACGGGAACCCTCGGCACGCGCTGCTGCTGTCCATGATGGCTGGGATGTCTGTGTCCATGTTTCTCTTCCGCGTCACAGTCACCGGCGATTCCCCCAAG gaaaaTCACTTCTGGACTGTAGCCTTGCAACCTCTAGCTGATCTTACAGGCCTAACAGAACACGAG TCGGGGGTTTTCTGGCCGGACTGCCCTTCAGTACCATCGCCAAGCACTACAGCTGGGCCACAGCCTTCTGGGTCGCTGAGATCACCTGCACCAGTAGCACGGTGGCTTTCTTCTTCCTGCGGAACATCCGCACCAAGATGGGCCGGGTTCCCAGGAAGGCTGACTGAGGACAAGCTGCTCGGTGAAGAGGACGCTCCTGTGCCGACATGA
- the SLC37A4 gene encoding glucose-6-phosphate exchanger SLC37A4 isoform X2, which translates to MATGGYGRYRAVIFAAMFVGYTLYYFNRKTFSFVMPAVMAEVPLGKDELGLITSSQSAAYAVSKFVSGVLSDRLSARWLFSAGLLMVGLVNVAFSWSSTVAAFAGLWFLNGLAQGLGWPPCGKILRKWFEPSQFGTWWAILSTSMNLAGGLGPIVAALVSLNYDWRMTLSFSGFICVVVSVACLVLIKNEPSDVGLPNIEQGAKKGKKGSSSDNSTLRELLLSPYLWVLSTGYLVVFGVKTCCTDWGQLFLIQERGQSMLVGSSYMSALEIGGLVGSIAAGYLSDRAVARVGLSSYGNPRHALLLSMMAGMSVSMFLFRVTVTGDSPKLWILTLGAVFGFSSYGPIALFGVIANESAPANLCGTSHAIVALMANIGGFLAGLPFSTIAKHYSWATAFWVAEITCTSSTVAFFFLRNIRTKMGRVPRKAD; encoded by the exons ATGGCGACCGGCGGGTACGGGCGGTACCGGGCCGTGATCTTCGCGGCCATGTTCGTGGGTTACACGCTGTACTACTTCAACCGCAAGACCTTCTCGTTCGTCATGCCCGCCGTAATGGCCGAGGTGCCGCTGGGGAAGGACGAGCTGG GTCTCATCACCAGCAGCCAGTCCGCGGCCTACGCCGTCAGCAAGTTCGTCAGCGGCGTCCTCTCCGACCGGCTCAGCGCCCGCTGGCTGTTCTCCGCCGGCCTCCTGATGGTGGGCCTGGTCAACGTGGCCTTCTCCTGGAGCTCCACCGTCGCCGCCTTCGCCGGGCTCTGGTTCCTCAACGGCCTggcccaggggctgggctggccgCCCTGCGGGAAGATCCTGCGAAAG TGGTTTGAGCCCTCCCAGTTTGGGACTTGGTGGGCAATCCTGTCTACCAGCATGAACTTGGCAGGAGGCTTAGGCCCCATTGTCGCTGCTCTCGTGTCTCTGAACTATGACTGGCGCATGACTTTGTCCTTCTCTGGCTTCATCTGCGTGGTTGTCTCTGTTGCCTGCCTCGTCCTGATTAAAAATGAGCCGTCGGATGTTGGGCTACCCAACATTGAACAAGGAGccaagaaagggaagaaag GTTCCTCCAGCGACAACAGCACTTTGAGAGAGCTGCTGCTCTCGCCGTACCTCTGGGTGCTCTCCACAGGCTACCTGGTCGTTTTTGGAGTGAAAACATGCTGTACCGACTGGGGACAGCTCTTCCTGATCCAGGAGAGGGGACAGTCCATGCTTGTGG GTAGCTCCTACATGAGTGCCTTGGAGATCGGGGGTCTGGTGGGAAGCATTGCTGCTGGATACCTGTCTGACAGAGCTGTAGCCAGG GTCGGCCTGTCGAGTTACGGGAACCCTCGGCACGCGCTGCTGCTGTCCATGATGGCTGGGATGTCTGTGTCCATGTTTCTCTTCCGCGTCACAGTCACCGGCGATTCCCCCAAG CTGTGGATCCTGACTCTGGGAGCTGTGTTTGGGTTCTCCTCGTATGGGCCGATTGCCCTGTTTGGGGTTATAGCCAACGAAAGTGCCCCTGCCAACCTGTGTGGCACCTCCCACGCCATCGTGGCCCTCATGGCCAACA TCGGGGGTTTTCTGGCCGGACTGCCCTTCAGTACCATCGCCAAGCACTACAGCTGGGCCACAGCCTTCTGGGTCGCTGAGATCACCTGCACCAGTAGCACGGTGGCTTTCTTCTTCCTGCGGAACATCCGCACCAAGATGGGCCGGGTTCCCAGGAAGGCTGACTGA
- the SLC37A4 gene encoding glucose-6-phosphate exchanger SLC37A4 isoform X1, whose protein sequence is MATGGYGRYRAVIFAAMFVGYTLYYFNRKTFSFVMPAVMAEVPLGKDELGLITSSQSAAYAVSKFVSGVLSDRLSARWLFSAGLLMVGLVNVAFSWSSTVAAFAGLWFLNGLAQGLGWPPCGKILRKWFEPSQFGTWWAILSTSMNLAGGLGPIVAALVSLNYDWRMTLSFSGFICVVVSVACLVLIKNEPSDVGLPNIEQGAKKGKKGSSSDNSTLRELLLSPYLWVLSTGYLVVFGVKTCCTDWGQLFLIQERGQSMLVGSSYMSALEIGGLVGSIAAGYLSDRAVARVGLSSYGNPRHALLLSMMAGMSVSMFLFRVTVTGDSPKENHFWTVALQPLADLTGLTEHELWILTLGAVFGFSSYGPIALFGVIANESAPANLCGTSHAIVALMANIGGFLAGLPFSTIAKHYSWATAFWVAEITCTSSTVAFFFLRNIRTKMGRVPRKAD, encoded by the exons ATGGCGACCGGCGGGTACGGGCGGTACCGGGCCGTGATCTTCGCGGCCATGTTCGTGGGTTACACGCTGTACTACTTCAACCGCAAGACCTTCTCGTTCGTCATGCCCGCCGTAATGGCCGAGGTGCCGCTGGGGAAGGACGAGCTGG GTCTCATCACCAGCAGCCAGTCCGCGGCCTACGCCGTCAGCAAGTTCGTCAGCGGCGTCCTCTCCGACCGGCTCAGCGCCCGCTGGCTGTTCTCCGCCGGCCTCCTGATGGTGGGCCTGGTCAACGTGGCCTTCTCCTGGAGCTCCACCGTCGCCGCCTTCGCCGGGCTCTGGTTCCTCAACGGCCTggcccaggggctgggctggccgCCCTGCGGGAAGATCCTGCGAAAG TGGTTTGAGCCCTCCCAGTTTGGGACTTGGTGGGCAATCCTGTCTACCAGCATGAACTTGGCAGGAGGCTTAGGCCCCATTGTCGCTGCTCTCGTGTCTCTGAACTATGACTGGCGCATGACTTTGTCCTTCTCTGGCTTCATCTGCGTGGTTGTCTCTGTTGCCTGCCTCGTCCTGATTAAAAATGAGCCGTCGGATGTTGGGCTACCCAACATTGAACAAGGAGccaagaaagggaagaaag GTTCCTCCAGCGACAACAGCACTTTGAGAGAGCTGCTGCTCTCGCCGTACCTCTGGGTGCTCTCCACAGGCTACCTGGTCGTTTTTGGAGTGAAAACATGCTGTACCGACTGGGGACAGCTCTTCCTGATCCAGGAGAGGGGACAGTCCATGCTTGTGG GTAGCTCCTACATGAGTGCCTTGGAGATCGGGGGTCTGGTGGGAAGCATTGCTGCTGGATACCTGTCTGACAGAGCTGTAGCCAGG GTCGGCCTGTCGAGTTACGGGAACCCTCGGCACGCGCTGCTGCTGTCCATGATGGCTGGGATGTCTGTGTCCATGTTTCTCTTCCGCGTCACAGTCACCGGCGATTCCCCCAAG gaaaaTCACTTCTGGACTGTAGCCTTGCAACCTCTAGCTGATCTTACAGGCCTAACAGAACACGAG CTGTGGATCCTGACTCTGGGAGCTGTGTTTGGGTTCTCCTCGTATGGGCCGATTGCCCTGTTTGGGGTTATAGCCAACGAAAGTGCCCCTGCCAACCTGTGTGGCACCTCCCACGCCATCGTGGCCCTCATGGCCAACA TCGGGGGTTTTCTGGCCGGACTGCCCTTCAGTACCATCGCCAAGCACTACAGCTGGGCCACAGCCTTCTGGGTCGCTGAGATCACCTGCACCAGTAGCACGGTGGCTTTCTTCTTCCTGCGGAACATCCGCACCAAGATGGGCCGGGTTCCCAGGAAGGCTGACTGA